From one Peredibacter starrii genomic stretch:
- a CDS encoding phage tail protein produces MKFSLVGLLTVISLLSAANAESLSYSGRLVNTNGSPIVGPVNLRFDLASTADTSVVLCNQDINNVALTNGVFHVKLDLDCGTPTLSQVLASITTPSSPAIRVTNLTASKAYSFQELHAVPSAQVAHGLSKLNANNNEVLTWTGSKWEPKPIVGATGGTVTDITAGSGLSGGTITNSGTIAISNSGVTDSHLAGNISRSKLASGTPNYVLANNGSGVMSELAFLGLTQGGTGANNAADARTNLGLNALSSLTPGLAWNQALVSDLTPCMGTDKLTLTAGPTVTFACVPDVSVDNSKLPLAGGTMSGNIDMGTNKITNLAMPSAMTDAATKNYVDTAISGANSWTVSGSNIYNSNAGNVGIGATNPVQKLHVNGKVVVKPDFGTPNSPTADAVASFDREVGPVAINLFTSNSNTASVYFGDTATISSGAIKYYVHSGDPTTQQMDFFVNNIKNLSITGSGKVDVQTLLRLKSDNTKYITLRAPASLASDLSMSLPGTSGSSGQALITDGSGNLSWATVATGASAVGGDLSGTMSSATIINSAVTSAKIADGTIVDDDIAAGAAISQSKISGLAASFTAKENSITAGTTAQYWRGDKTWQTLNTSVVPEVTNLYYTDARVRAAPLTGLSTTAGVVSATDTVLQAIGKLTGNQTGFVAKTGDTMSGPLAMGNQKITGLGTPTAGTDAATKTYVDSKATQWITTGSDIYYNLGDVGVGTATPAAELHVVDSTDSQAYVRIDSARSVNGASTAVVEMNATASPAPANKKNFQIMNVNGTTGNQLTVMATNDDLSQKGKRVTITHDGDVAIGATAAPAAKLEVEGGVKIGNDSGTCNASKQGTMRFVGGNFEGCDGVSWVTMGSSTPAGQVATYAMSTCPSGWIKANGAAVSRTTYAGLFAAVGTTWGAGDGSTTFNLPDLRGEFVRGWDDGRGVDTGRAIASAQADDYKSHNHTGSSASAGDHAHTGTTSTNGNHTHGAWTSTDGHHGHSINALFPWDSSVLTTNDWSTDAILGTDNAPGNNGFRSTNQGTDGAGNHSHSVGMNGAGDHAHTFTTSTTGAHTHTVTVNASGGTETRPRNKALLYCIKY; encoded by the coding sequence GAACACTAACGGCTCGCCGATAGTGGGCCCGGTAAACCTACGCTTTGATCTCGCGAGCACGGCCGATACCTCAGTTGTTCTTTGTAACCAAGACATCAACAACGTTGCTCTCACAAATGGTGTGTTTCATGTGAAGCTGGATTTGGATTGTGGCACTCCAACGCTCTCACAGGTATTGGCCTCAATCACAACTCCAAGTTCACCTGCGATTAGAGTGACGAATTTAACTGCGAGCAAGGCCTATTCGTTTCAGGAACTCCATGCAGTTCCTTCGGCCCAAGTTGCTCATGGTCTTTCAAAATTAAATGCAAACAATAATGAAGTTCTGACTTGGACCGGATCAAAATGGGAGCCCAAACCGATCGTCGGTGCGACTGGAGGAACAGTCACAGATATCACCGCTGGTTCAGGGCTCTCAGGTGGAACAATCACAAATTCAGGAACCATCGCCATTAGCAATAGTGGTGTGACGGATTCACATCTTGCCGGAAATATTTCTCGTTCAAAACTCGCCAGTGGTACGCCTAACTATGTATTGGCAAACAATGGTTCAGGAGTCATGAGTGAGTTGGCGTTCCTTGGGCTCACTCAAGGTGGTACCGGTGCAAACAATGCGGCCGATGCCAGAACCAACTTAGGATTAAATGCTCTTTCAAGTCTCACACCAGGACTGGCTTGGAATCAAGCGCTGGTAAGTGATCTCACGCCTTGTATGGGCACAGATAAACTGACTCTCACGGCCGGGCCAACTGTCACGTTTGCTTGTGTTCCCGATGTCTCTGTTGATAACTCAAAACTTCCACTGGCCGGTGGAACGATGAGTGGCAATATTGATATGGGAACAAACAAGATCACTAATCTTGCTATGCCTTCGGCGATGACGGATGCTGCTACTAAAAACTATGTTGATACGGCCATTAGTGGGGCGAATTCTTGGACGGTCTCAGGTTCAAATATCTATAACAGCAACGCGGGTAATGTTGGAATTGGTGCTACCAATCCAGTTCAGAAACTTCATGTGAATGGTAAGGTGGTTGTGAAACCGGATTTCGGAACACCGAATTCTCCAACTGCAGATGCTGTTGCTTCATTTGATAGAGAAGTGGGTCCGGTTGCGATCAATCTTTTTACTTCAAATAGTAATACGGCCTCAGTTTATTTTGGTGATACGGCGACGATTTCTTCCGGGGCGATTAAGTATTATGTTCACTCCGGGGATCCTACGACCCAGCAGATGGATTTCTTTGTAAATAACATTAAAAATCTTTCGATTACGGGTTCTGGGAAAGTTGATGTTCAGACTTTACTTCGTTTGAAATCAGATAATACGAAATACATCACTCTTCGTGCTCCTGCCTCGCTTGCGAGTGATCTCTCAATGAGTTTACCGGGGACTTCTGGTTCGTCGGGACAAGCTCTTATTACAGATGGTTCAGGAAACTTATCATGGGCGACTGTGGCCACTGGTGCAAGTGCAGTTGGTGGAGATCTGTCGGGCACGATGTCGAGTGCGACCATTATTAACAGTGCGGTGACTTCAGCGAAAATTGCTGATGGTACTATTGTCGATGATGATATTGCGGCCGGTGCGGCGATTTCTCAGTCAAAAATTAGTGGGCTCGCGGCCTCATTTACGGCAAAAGAAAATTCAATCACTGCCGGAACGACCGCTCAGTATTGGAGAGGGGATAAAACCTGGCAGACTCTCAATACATCTGTAGTTCCTGAGGTCACAAATCTTTATTATACCGATGCCAGAGTAAGAGCAGCTCCATTAACTGGGCTTTCAACAACTGCTGGAGTTGTTTCTGCGACTGATACAGTTCTTCAAGCGATCGGCAAACTGACTGGGAATCAAACTGGTTTTGTGGCGAAGACCGGTGACACGATGAGTGGACCTCTTGCCATGGGTAACCAAAAGATCACGGGCCTTGGAACTCCAACTGCTGGCACAGATGCGGCCACAAAAACTTACGTCGATTCAAAGGCAACTCAATGGATCACTACGGGAAGTGACATCTATTACAATTTAGGTGACGTAGGTGTTGGAACTGCAACACCGGCCGCTGAACTTCATGTCGTTGATTCAACTGATAGTCAGGCCTACGTTCGGATTGATAGTGCTCGTTCGGTGAATGGAGCTTCAACTGCGGTGGTAGAAATGAATGCCACGGCATCTCCGGCACCGGCCAATAAAAAGAATTTCCAAATCATGAACGTTAATGGAACTACAGGTAACCAATTAACAGTCATGGCGACTAATGACGATTTATCTCAGAAAGGAAAGCGCGTGACCATCACTCATGACGGTGATGTGGCGATTGGTGCAACTGCTGCTCCCGCTGCAAAACTTGAAGTAGAGGGTGGTGTAAAAATCGGTAACGATTCGGGAACGTGTAATGCTTCAAAACAAGGAACTATGAGATTTGTGGGTGGTAACTTTGAAGGATGTGATGGAGTATCATGGGTCACCATGGGTTCTTCTACTCCTGCGGGACAAGTGGCAACATATGCCATGAGCACTTGCCCATCTGGCTGGATCAAGGCCAATGGAGCGGCGGTATCCAGAACGACTTATGCGGGCCTATTTGCGGCCGTTGGAACGACTTGGGGAGCTGGGGACGGATCTACAACCTTTAACCTTCCTGACCTTCGTGGTGAGTTTGTGAGAGGTTGGGACGATGGTCGAGGTGTGGATACTGGGCGAGCGATTGCGAGTGCGCAGGCCGACGATTATAAATCCCATAACCACACAGGCTCTTCTGCATCTGCAGGAGACCACGCTCACACAGGAACAACCAGCACTAACGGTAACCATACTCACGGCGCATGGACCTCAACCGATGGTCATCACGGACACTCCATCAATGCTCTCTTTCCATGGGACAGTAGTGTTCTTACAACTAACGATTGGTCAACTGATGCCATTCTAGGAACTGATAATGCTCCTGGAAATAATGGTTTTAGAAGTACAAACCAAGGGACTGACGGTGCTGGTAACCACTCTCACTCAGTTGGAATGAACGGGGCAGGAGATCACGCTCACACATTCACAACAAGTACTACAGGCGCTCACACTCACACAGTAACTGTGAATGCTTCGGGTGGAACTGAAACCCGTCCTCGAAACAAAGCACTACTTTACTGCATTAAATACTAA
- a CDS encoding acyl-CoA thioesterase produces the protein MKAQAKTPAETAIEMREMVMPNQTNSHGTVFGGTVMSWIDIAAAMVAARHCGRPVVTAHIDDIDFLAPIKMGYHVLIQASLNYVGKTSMIVGVKVTSENPYTGESRTTTRAYLTFVALDDLGRPIVVPELKPETDDDHRRFDNAKKRVQMKKDIRSSLKNK, from the coding sequence ATGAAAGCTCAAGCCAAGACCCCCGCCGAAACCGCGATTGAAATGCGCGAAATGGTCATGCCAAACCAAACAAACTCACACGGAACCGTTTTCGGGGGAACCGTGATGAGCTGGATCGATATTGCGGCCGCCATGGTGGCCGCACGCCATTGTGGACGTCCGGTTGTGACGGCCCATATTGATGATATTGATTTTCTCGCACCGATTAAAATGGGTTATCACGTTCTGATTCAGGCCTCACTGAATTACGTTGGTAAGACGTCGATGATTGTGGGAGTTAAGGTCACTTCTGAAAACCCTTACACAGGCGAATCTCGCACGACTACGCGTGCGTATTTGACCTTCGTTGCCCTGGATGATCTTGGTCGCCCGATAGTGGTGCCCGAGCTAAAACCAGAGACCGATGATGATCACCGTCGTTTTGATAACGCTAAAAAACGCGTTCAAATGAAGAAAGACATCCGTAGCTCTTTGAAGAACAAGTAA